A DNA window from Thermosynechococcaceae cyanobacterium Okahandja contains the following coding sequences:
- a CDS encoding DNA polymerase III subunit gamma/tau, which translates to MSYEPLHHKYRPQRFADLVGQGAIATTLSQALLQERIAPAYLFCGPRGTGKTSSARILAKSLNCLRASKPTANPCGECEVCRQVASSTSLDVIEIDAASHTGVDNIRELIEKAQFAPVQCRYKVYVIDECHMLSSSAFNALLKTLEEPPPHVVFVLATTDPQRVLPTIISRCQRFDFRRIPLSDMVAHLQHIATQEHIRITPQALTLVAQLAQGGLRDAESMLDQLSLYPEQVTVEQVWQLAGTVPEQDLLELLRAIGRRDAVAVLEQTRQLLERGRDPLTLLQNLAALYRDLLLAKTVPERHDLVALTQETWQALAIIAQEWTTTDILQAQQHLRTCEGQVKQSNQPRLWLEVSILGLLCLSSVAESSNEQRQIAPQPPLAVSVVPSPTATAVPAPSKVPAVIQPTVTAATPTTAALSREVTPSAQSLDLDSDRLWQAALQHIPISTRALLSQHGHLRRVTESEVRIGIVSQPLLNMTQNNQPKIEAAFRQVLDRPVKVLLEVAAPPTAPTAPVSVPPPEAPLPAAPPPAPPQPVGTESLQESAQKLARFFNGVVIDGLE; encoded by the coding sequence GTGAGTTACGAACCTCTACACCACAAATATCGCCCCCAGCGCTTTGCGGATCTTGTGGGTCAAGGGGCGATCGCCACCACCTTAAGCCAAGCCCTGCTACAAGAACGGATTGCTCCCGCCTACTTATTTTGTGGGCCGCGGGGCACCGGTAAAACCTCTAGCGCCCGCATTCTTGCCAAATCCCTCAACTGTTTGCGCGCCTCGAAACCCACCGCCAACCCCTGCGGTGAGTGTGAGGTCTGCCGCCAAGTGGCCAGCAGCACCAGCCTTGATGTCATTGAAATTGACGCGGCCAGCCATACGGGTGTGGACAACATCCGCGAACTCATTGAAAAGGCTCAATTTGCCCCTGTGCAGTGCCGCTACAAAGTGTATGTGATTGACGAATGTCACATGCTCAGTAGCTCCGCCTTTAATGCCCTGCTCAAAACCCTTGAAGAGCCGCCCCCCCACGTGGTATTTGTCCTCGCCACAACGGATCCCCAGCGGGTGTTGCCCACAATTATTTCCCGCTGCCAGCGCTTTGACTTTCGGCGCATTCCCCTCAGCGACATGGTGGCGCATCTACAGCACATTGCCACCCAAGAACACATTAGGATTACGCCGCAGGCTCTAACCCTTGTGGCTCAGCTTGCGCAAGGGGGCTTACGGGATGCCGAAAGTATGCTGGATCAACTGAGCCTGTACCCCGAGCAGGTCACAGTAGAGCAGGTTTGGCAGTTAGCGGGCACCGTTCCCGAGCAGGATTTACTAGAGCTACTGCGGGCCATTGGCCGCCGTGATGCGGTAGCCGTCCTAGAGCAAACCCGTCAACTGCTTGAGCGGGGGCGAGATCCCCTCACCCTTTTGCAGAATTTAGCCGCCCTGTACCGCGACCTATTACTGGCCAAAACCGTACCTGAACGCCACGATTTGGTGGCACTTACCCAAGAGACGTGGCAGGCCCTAGCGATTATTGCCCAAGAGTGGACAACCACGGATATTTTGCAAGCGCAGCAGCATCTGCGCACCTGTGAGGGGCAAGTCAAACAGAGTAACCAACCCCGTTTATGGCTGGAGGTTAGCATTTTAGGGCTGCTCTGTTTGAGTTCTGTGGCGGAAAGCTCGAACGAGCAAAGACAGATTGCTCCTCAGCCCCCTCTTGCAGTGTCAGTTGTACCCAGCCCGACGGCTACGGCAGTGCCAGCCCCAAGCAAAGTTCCTGCTGTCATCCAACCCACCGTTACCGCCGCTACCCCTACCACTGCGGCGCTGTCTAGGGAGGTGACTCCCTCGGCTCAGTCCCTTGATCTTGATAGCGATCGCCTGTGGCAAGCAGCCTTGCAACACATTCCCATTAGTACGCGGGCGTTGCTGTCGCAGCACGGTCATCTGCGGCGGGTCACCGAGAGTGAGGTGCGCATTGGCATTGTCAGCCAACCGCTGCTGAACATGACTCAAAATAACCAACCCAAAATTGAAGCGGCCTTTAGGCAGGTGCTCGATCGCCCTGTTAAGGTTCTTTTGGAAGTCGCAGCTCCACCGACTGCGCCGACGGCACCAGTATCAGTGCCTCCCCCCGAGGCTCCACTGCCCGCTGCGCCCCCCCCTGCCCCGCCACAACCCGTAGGAACTGAGTCGCTGCAGGAATCAGCACAAAAGTTAGCGCGTTTTTTTAATGGCGTGGTGATTGATG
- a CDS encoding DUF1997 domain-containing protein, with the protein MYLKFTANQSLRLNVDTPFGQLQHYLRQPRRLVYALTDPTRVEYLGSDRFRLKMRPLNFLMVSLQPTVDLAVQASSEGCLHLRSLGCDIRGVDYINRRFHLDLTGYLRPEATTTGTTLIGVAELEVGVDIPPPLDFTPRPILEATGNSLLKSVLLTIKQRLMQHLVADYQRWLAEVDTTGSKDWLAPVPASSL; encoded by the coding sequence ATGTACTTAAAATTTACGGCCAATCAATCCCTTCGTCTGAATGTTGACACGCCCTTTGGCCAATTACAGCACTACCTGCGCCAGCCCCGGCGACTGGTCTATGCCCTCACGGATCCAACCCGGGTCGAGTATTTAGGGAGCGATCGCTTTCGCTTAAAAATGCGCCCCCTGAACTTTTTAATGGTCAGTTTGCAACCGACGGTGGACTTAGCGGTTCAGGCCAGTAGTGAGGGCTGCCTCCACCTGCGTTCCTTGGGGTGCGATATTCGCGGTGTAGATTATATTAACCGCCGCTTTCACTTAGACCTGACCGGATACCTGCGTCCCGAGGCCACCACTACGGGGACAACACTAATTGGGGTGGCCGAATTGGAGGTAGGGGTGGATATTCCACCGCCGTTAGACTTTACGCCACGTCCAATCCTTGAAGCCACCGGCAACAGCCTCTTAAAGAGCGTCCTGCTGACCATTAAGCAGCGCCTCATGCAACACTTGGTTGCCGACTACCAGCGCTGGCTAGCGGAGGTGGACACCACCGGCAGCAAAGATTGGCTCGCACCTGTTCCCGCCAGTTCCCTCTAA
- a CDS encoding iron ABC transporter permease, whose protein sequence is MIKSLSWRSLVWLKRWDALVWLIAALIAIPILVVLSQVFVNTGDTWQHLAETVLANYLLNSLWLMLGVGVGVITIGVSTAWLVTNCQFWGVRWWQWLLLTPLAAPAYVLAYTYTEFFAFEGRAQVWLRQITGWQYGDYWFPNVRSLGGAIAMLILVLYPYVFLLARVAFLEQATCSLEASRSLGCGPWRSFWTVALPLARPAIAAGTSLALMETLNDFGTVQYFGVDTFTTGIYRTWFGMGEPIAAAQLASVLVVMVFALLVLEKWSRGKARYYNRGGDRPVPYQLRGWRATVAWLVCALPVFFGLLLPAALLLYLAIAYQQVQLSEEFWRHASHSLLLATLAALLAVGLALLLAYSHRLVPTAAVRWGIQVAAMGYAIPGTVIAVGILIPLGWLDNRINDMTEHLWGVDVGLIFSGTITALIYAYLVRFLAVSLGSVEASLVKIRPCLDEVARTLGRSPFNILRTVHLPLMVPGLFTAGMMVFVDVMKELPATLVIRPFNFDTLAIQVYRFASDERLPEAAISALALVVVGLIPVIWLGRQTRWAE, encoded by the coding sequence TTGATCAAATCCCTCTCGTGGCGATCGCTGGTGTGGCTGAAGCGTTGGGATGCGCTGGTGTGGCTCATCGCTGCCCTTATTGCCATCCCCATCTTAGTCGTGCTCAGCCAAGTGTTTGTGAATACGGGCGACACGTGGCAACACCTTGCGGAAACGGTGCTGGCGAACTATTTGCTCAACTCCCTCTGGCTAATGCTGGGGGTGGGGGTAGGAGTGATAACCATTGGCGTGAGTACGGCGTGGTTGGTGACCAACTGTCAGTTTTGGGGAGTGCGTTGGTGGCAATGGCTGCTGTTGACCCCCTTGGCCGCGCCTGCCTACGTTTTGGCCTATACCTACACCGAGTTTTTTGCCTTTGAAGGGCGGGCACAGGTGTGGCTACGCCAGATCACCGGCTGGCAGTACGGTGACTACTGGTTTCCCAATGTTCGTTCCCTTGGCGGGGCGATCGCCATGCTGATCTTGGTGCTATACCCCTACGTGTTTTTGCTGGCGCGGGTGGCGTTTCTGGAGCAGGCCACCTGTAGCTTAGAAGCGAGCCGCTCCCTTGGCTGTGGCCCATGGCGCAGTTTTTGGACGGTGGCACTGCCCTTGGCACGTCCGGCCATTGCGGCGGGCACCAGTTTAGCACTGATGGAAACCCTCAATGATTTTGGCACGGTTCAGTACTTCGGCGTGGATACCTTTACCACCGGCATTTATCGAACTTGGTTTGGCATGGGTGAACCCATTGCCGCGGCTCAGCTTGCCTCGGTTTTAGTGGTGATGGTCTTTGCGCTGCTGGTGTTGGAAAAATGGTCGCGGGGCAAAGCCCGCTACTACAATCGCGGCGGCGATCGCCCCGTTCCCTACCAATTGCGGGGATGGCGAGCTACCGTGGCTTGGCTGGTGTGCGCCCTACCCGTCTTTTTTGGCCTGCTTTTACCGGCAGCCCTGCTGCTGTACCTCGCGATCGCCTATCAACAGGTGCAACTCAGTGAAGAATTTTGGCGGCACGCTAGCCATAGCTTGCTGTTGGCCACCCTTGCGGCGCTGCTAGCGGTGGGGCTGGCCCTACTGTTGGCCTATAGCCATCGCCTTGTGCCAACGGCAGCGGTTCGCTGGGGCATCCAAGTGGCCGCCATGGGCTATGCCATTCCCGGTACGGTGATTGCCGTGGGCATTCTCATCCCCTTAGGCTGGCTCGATAACCGCATTAACGATATGACGGAACACCTCTGGGGGGTGGATGTGGGACTGATTTTTAGCGGCACGATCACCGCGTTGATCTATGCCTACCTTGTCCGCTTCTTGGCCGTGTCCCTCGGTAGTGTTGAGGCCAGTCTGGTTAAAATTCGCCCCTGCCTCGATGAAGTGGCCCGTACCCTTGGGCGATCGCCCTTTAATATTCTGCGCACGGTACACTTGCCCCTGATGGTGCCGGGGCTGTTTACCGCTGGCATGATGGTCTTCGTCGATGTAATGAAGGAATTACCCGCCACGTTGGTGATTCGTCCCTTTAACTTTGATACCCTAGCAATACAGGTTTACCGCTTTGCCTCCGATGAGCGGCTGCCCGAGGCCGCCATTAGTGCCCTTGCCCTTGTGGTGGTCGGGCTGATTCCAGTGATCTGGCTGGGGCGGCAGACCCGCTGGGCCGAGTAA
- the nadC gene encoding carboxylating nicotinate-nucleotide diphosphorylase: MAAYLPPWCVLDPLLDQWLREDLGRGDRTTQALGLSERLGTAQIRLKRSGVIAGLPLVERVFQRLSTQVEFENVQPEGTVCVQPTMVARLRGPLDVLLLGERLALNCLMRLSGVATLTRTYAQAIADLPTQLVDTRKTTPGLRLLEKYAVAVGGGVNHRYGLDDAILIKDNHIVAAGGITAAVAQVRQQSPFPLAIEVETETLEQVREAIALGVDVIMLDNMSIAEMKTAVAQIRAAAPRIKIEASGNISLETLRAVALTGVDYISTSATITQAPWLDFSMTILEVG; the protein is encoded by the coding sequence ATGGCTGCTTATCTGCCCCCTTGGTGTGTTCTGGATCCGCTCCTTGACCAGTGGCTGCGGGAGGATTTAGGGCGGGGCGATCGCACCACCCAAGCGCTGGGGCTGAGTGAGCGATTGGGCACCGCGCAGATTCGCTTAAAACGATCGGGTGTCATTGCTGGCTTGCCGCTGGTGGAGCGGGTGTTTCAGCGTCTGAGCACACAGGTGGAGTTTGAGAACGTGCAACCGGAGGGAACGGTGTGCGTGCAGCCAACGATGGTGGCTCGCCTGCGGGGGCCCCTTGACGTGCTGCTGTTGGGGGAGCGATTAGCCCTGAACTGTCTGATGCGGTTGAGTGGTGTGGCAACCCTTACCCGCACCTATGCGCAAGCGATTGCGGATTTGCCGACCCAACTGGTGGATACCCGCAAAACAACGCCGGGGCTACGGTTACTGGAAAAGTACGCCGTTGCGGTGGGGGGGGGTGTTAACCATCGCTATGGTCTTGATGATGCGATCCTGATTAAGGACAACCACATTGTTGCGGCTGGCGGCATTACCGCCGCTGTGGCTCAGGTGCGGCAGCAGAGTCCCTTTCCCCTTGCTATTGAGGTGGAAACGGAAACCCTCGAGCAGGTGCGCGAGGCGATCGCCCTCGGGGTTGATGTGATCATGCTAGACAACATGTCAATTGCCGAGATGAAAACGGCGGTGGCGCAGATTCGGGCAGCAGCTCCCCGCATTAAAATTGAAGCCTCAGGCAACATTAGCCTAGAAACACTGCGGGCGGTTGCCTTGACAGGGGTGGACTACATTTCCACCAGCGCCACGATTACCCAGGCACCGTGGCTAGATTTTAGTATGACAATTTTGGAAGTCGGCTAG
- a CDS encoding HAD family hydrolase, translating to MDGLPRLLALDFDGVLCNGLREYFQTSWRVYQQVWQPPSDLPLVALERQFGQLRPVITVGWEMPLLLRAILEDIPATAITQDWPQVRDRLLETYHLSAAELGERVDGLRDEWIRTDWQSWLALHDFYDGVVAAVQRWQAQDQALAIVTTKEQRFVTYLLAQAGITLPLDTIYGKERQQSKPTILRQLQSDYGSPLWFVEDRLGALLQVAATPELASTGLFLATWGYTTTADCQQAQAHPRIQPLTLAQFCTLLTA from the coding sequence AACCAGTTGGCGGGTGTATCAGCAGGTGTGGCAGCCCCCATCAGATCTGCCGCTAGTTGCCCTAGAGCGGCAATTTGGCCAACTGCGGCCCGTAATTACAGTGGGCTGGGAAATGCCCCTGCTGTTGCGTGCCATCCTTGAGGACATCCCTGCTACCGCCATTACCCAAGACTGGCCTCAGGTTCGCGATCGCCTCCTTGAGACCTATCACCTGAGTGCCGCAGAGCTAGGGGAGCGGGTCGATGGCCTGCGGGATGAGTGGATTCGCACGGACTGGCAAAGCTGGCTGGCACTCCATGACTTTTACGATGGCGTGGTGGCGGCGGTGCAACGCTGGCAAGCCCAAGATCAGGCTCTTGCGATTGTCACCACCAAAGAACAGCGATTTGTGACCTATCTTTTGGCGCAGGCGGGCATCACGTTGCCGCTAGACACGATTTACGGCAAGGAACGCCAGCAATCAAAGCCAACGATTCTTAGGCAGTTGCAATCCGATTACGGCTCACCTCTCTGGTTTGTCGAAGATCGCTTGGGGGCGCTGCTCCAAGTGGCGGCCACCCCCGAACTGGCGTCCACTGGTCTCTTTTTGGCCACTTGGGGGTATACAACCACAGCGGACTGTCAACAGGCACAGGCACACCCCCGCATCCAACCCTTAACTTTGGCGCAGTTTTGCACGTTGCTGACAGCTTAA